TTACGGAAACTAACAACAAGAAAGGATGAAGTGTTTTCCCCATGTCCAAACTTCtcctttattattattaatttttttcactATGAATTACATTTAAAGTGTCAAATGTGAAGCATCAATTGGTTTTGATTTGAGGTCCATGCATTGGGATTCTGTGTTACATTGTAAGTTTCTGGTCTGTCACCCAATTGATTTTTCAGCCAATCTCAAATTTGTTTGTGGTATAATATCCTCTCAGTAAACATCTACTTTTATTGGGAGTTATATAAATTCAGTTTACAACATCATAAAGACATTAATCAATAAACATATATGCATTGTTCAGAAGGCTACAAGTAGCTCCTAGAATTTTTCTTGTGTCACATACATATGTAATTGGAAGATTTTGAAGAACTAAAACTTCAGTGATAAGGTTCAAAATAAACTTGCAGTGAGGTGTCAGACTTTGCTCTATATTAATGGCTTTTGTGTTATGcatttgagatgaagaacaacatTAATCCAGTTTTAACTTAGATTTTTTCATGTAGAAACTTTTCTCTCCAAGTGAATCTATCTTATCCTTTATTTcctataaaatgaacaattatCTAAAACTCTTTTGTCATTTAACGTACCTTTTGTAAAAGAATTTTAACACTATTTGTATGACCTTCCCATATTGCTGCTAATATAGGAGTTATTCCATGTTTATCTTTAAtctgaaaatattaaacaaatcataaaatTATATCATTGTATATGGTACTGTAaagtcagaaattattgtgtgcttttattattgtgatttttcaaGAATTGACAAAAATGTGGAGTTCAATTATCTgcaatttccaaaaaaaaatgtgcatacagcatgtacatgatgtataggtCTATATGTCTATGTTGCAATTATCTgaatgcaagttcttattattgcacTACATGTGCTTACCAAGTCCCATTATTCGCATTGGCCAAAGCCTGGTACattgtattaatttttcaatttacagTAATTATATTGTATCTTTATTTTGTAACATAACATTCATGTACATGACATTATAAGAAACCTGGTTACCATTTGCACAAGGTTTAAAATATTGTggaaccatttttttctttctagaatacatacaaattttggttcattgaagAAAACTTGTAacttcatggatatttgattttctggttttgccaaagtttgcatacaagcctatggagagttgtctcattggcactaacaccacatcttcctatatctatatataaaagcTGAACtgtattgaatttgaatattacaATTTTTGACTTTAAAGAACTATCTATAGATTCTATACCATATTGGTGGTCTCATGATAGCTTGCTAGACTAAGTGGGGGATGCCATACAGTATAGAtttgtattcctgtcatgttaAAACCAGACATGACCATTTGTATCTAATCAGCAATAAATACCAATTGTCAAATCTGGTTTGACCATACGGAAGACTGGAAGGCTTTGAGCTAGAAATTCATAACATGTCCAGGTAGAGAGAAAAGACTTTCTGCTAATTGTTCATGTTAAAAATCTGCCTCCGCACTTTGGTCTAGTACAAAGTAGTGTTTATATTCAAATCAAGTTATCATTTTCTGATCCCGAAACAGCTGCATTTAATTTGCCACTGTACATAAAACAGTTGACATCAGCTATCTGTCATTGTCTATCATCATCATGTAATTtataatgtcatgaatgtagtTGCCTTCTTtgaaaatttccttcaaatcataacagttttcaatttgtgAGCATGTTGTGTGCATGTACCAATtcatataattgtataaataaaccaatttttcaagacgttttggccattggccttcttcagttttttactttttcagttttttcaaatacatttgtaaggccagaattttttaatttgttggtttacggatccgccgacccgattttgccgatttccagaataaaaataaaattgactttcatgcttttttattcccgccgaccttaacaaatgcattatccctggaaaataattaaacaatcttttttttttatgaaatgaaatgctttaatcactaacaaaattgataacactttctgtagtgaaaaaataaaacttccagtttacgtttctaaaaattgacaaatcaattataaatgaccttgaaatgtcgtttgcgcatATAATTTTGCgaaacgaaacctgtgtttaaaaccaactACACAATGAGTTCGTTTCCCGTATTTGtaatcagtccgtaagatgcatcatctgatagaaatagacttgtccaaatgtacACAGGTGGaagacatcaagttaaagtactgaatattaaataatcattttgaattttcttgttttatagataataaaaaaatatcgtccatttggataaaaaaacgggaatgcatgacaacagattaacccgatattctcgtttttccagtggacgagtctatttcgtttttgacacgtgtgttgaaacttattttcgtacgacgtttttacattttttttctttatcagttttcgtgcttgaagatcatacTTCAACAAGTTTTCTGGAGTTTATAAAGAGCTAtgcgaatctgtttttcttgtttaatttcGTCTTTTCCGTGCACCCCCCCCCTTCTTGTACGGAAAATTATtagaatgtcatgcgatgtttatgacagctgagcaatACAATTGCATCTaactaaaatctaagaaatgatgacaaaatagcataacaaacatattgtcagaaaggtgaaatatatatttatttgcatatttttctgtcttgaaagatattttttttctttttttttcctgaccgaccgacccgactttttcatggggaaaatccgtaaaccaacaaattaaaaaaccctgaCATAATGTCATGAAAAAAGAAAAGGTTCGAGTTATACATATTCGTGACTATTTAAATTTGCGTTATTTGTCTCCTCCAATATTTTATGTACCAATTCAGGCTGACCATGTGTTGGTTGTTGTTTGATAGTCTAAGGTTGTGCATGTAGGTTTGTGATTTCAAGTGTTATAATGTTTgttatatgatataaatattgCTTGTTTGTACGGTCTGTTGTACTAAGTAATATTTCTTAtcttttttcaatgatttttttgtattattcatCATGTCCATGTACAATGAACTATACATATAcaatggtcgggctgttgtctctttgacacattccctggggtgattccccatttccattctcaattttttcatTGTTGTTTCTGTAATTTATCAAAGATTTTAAGTTTATATCTAAGAGATGACCTGTTTTGACCTGACAGTGCACCAACAAGTTGCATTGTCTTTTGACATACGTTGTTCAACCCTTATAGAACATAAACATTGGTTCCCTCCCTTATCCAACAGATATCCTATAACCTTTGAACTTACATCAACTTGTCCTCCCTTATCTACCAGAAATCCTATGACCTCTGAATGTCCATAATCTGCAGCATAATGTAATGGTGTTCTTCCTTCTATTTCTTCATTCAAATTGACTCcctgaaataaacaaacaaatataattgcaagATAAATCTTTGAGACAGACATAAATGTCATGGAAGCTAAACAAAATAATCCTTTCAAGccaatatcaaattgggtttttcaccaccaagctccttcgtgtattgtttttttttatcaacatacattttgtacaatgtaGTTACAAGATATTGAATTTAGGCATGTTATAACAAATGACATAATATCAGGCATAGATGCTCACCCCTTTTACCTATGTTTctttcattgtacatgtatatatacatgatatatgatagctgttttatttggtttattcactgtaCATTGCATGTCAGTTAATGTGTGTCCGATTTCAACTGTTCtgtcagttttgtattttctcgcAACTTATgttcttgatgaaggtaaatccagaaaagcacttcggacgcaacaaattactttttttcatattttatacattttataaatataaactgGTGTCACTACTGGGACAGTAGCTAATTGTCTTTCTAGAGCACATATGATTACCCTTCAGTTTATTTGGGGTAGGCATGGTACATGTacgtacatgtatacattgtacatgtaggtGTGGCTTTATTTGTATGTAACAAATTATAAACATAATCATTTATATACATTTCCGGTTTAAATGGTATCCATTgtttttcaatgataattttgtcagtcagatacgatttCACTCAGATTTACAAATTACTTGTTCACGATTTTCGGTATAAAGccagcggttgaacaaaatgaatatcgctgtcatgaataataaagataaaaatatattttgagatCGTTATTTGGAAATTGTACTGCACTTGCAAATAAGACAATTATTTTAAGCATACAGAACAATTGAATGTAGACCTTGAAAAAGAAAGAAAGTGGCAAGCTGCTACATATAGGTCAAAACATATTGTGTGTTCAATcatcaacaaaaatgaaaaaaaatatatactcttctacaaaataaatttaatttgtaaaCATAAATCAGGGTTTTGTAATTCAGTACACATGCCTAATGAGAACTTTTTTCCGATGCTTTTCAGCtacataattgatttggcctttaATCATGTTCATtaatttttaaggtctttcccctacatgggaaagaccttattgtttttctaatgttttttctttttcttttttttcttccaacctTTTTTGACAGGGCCTTCTCccctttctgttgaagttatcaagaccaaatatggaccatcgatagacctcatcatgaacttttaccagatgaacttttgtaggatttcatcatcccctttagaagttatctcccttttattgattttttttaacatggcccccctttaatgttttaaaagatatcatgaccttatatggacaataggtagatatcatcatgatgtattaccacatgaggctgcataggatttcatcatcccctttgagagttatatccccttatagcaattttttatatttgcatttttctcaaaaagtattaaagaaagaatgtaattgaaaatgacagcatgtacaagaacagatggcaatgtttataaacataaacaattaatttgttacttacccttataaggagttatttcccttaaaaaattataaataatttttgaaaaaatctatttttagaac
Above is a window of Mytilus galloprovincialis chromosome 7, xbMytGall1.hap1.1, whole genome shotgun sequence DNA encoding:
- the LOC143083872 gene encoding myotrophin-like, whose translation is MTDFLWAVKNGDLGAVQSFVQEGVNLNEEIEGRTPLHYAADYGHSEVIGFLVDKGGQVDIKDKHGITPILAAIWEGHTNSVKILLQKGASKKGSSPDGMSYLECAEKDEIKQLLQ